The Solanum lycopersicum chromosome 9, SLM_r2.1 genome window below encodes:
- the LOC101263449 gene encoding iron-sulfur assembly protein IscA-like 1, mitochondrial isoform X2, producing MELNFKNYRRKKWNNDIIKEKLGAPVIQVVFCTVNKAVLYEKGKFDELIEEKGVKILIDPKALMHVIGTKMDFVDDKLRSEFIFINPNSKGQCGCGESFMTTASKGAEK from the exons ATggagttaaattttaaaaattataggaGGAAAAAATGGAACAACGACATCATAAAAGAAAA GTTGGGTGCCCCGGTCATTCAAGTGGTGTTCTGTACAGTCAACAAGGCAGTACTAT ATGAGAAGGGTAAATTTGATGAGTTGATTGAAGAGAAGGGAGTAAAAATACTTATTGATCCTAAGGCATTGATGCACGTGATTGGTACCAAGATGGATTTTGTAGATGATAAATTGAG GTCTGAGTTCATTTTTATTAATCCCAACTCGAAAGGGCAATGCGGTTGTGGTGAGTCTTTCATGACAACAGCCAGTAAAGGTGCTGAAAAGTGA
- the LOC101262341 gene encoding F-box/LRR-repeat protein At1g67190-like, translating to MEYLPVEVIGNILSRLGAARDVVIASSTCQKWREAWRNHLHTLMFNSNDWPVYHELTRSRLEIIVTQTIFQTNGLHCLSILMDDVDEFSAAPVIAWLMYTRETLRQLHYNVRTTPNINILEKCGRQRLEVLALAHNTITGVEPSYQKFPCLRSFSLSYVSISALDLSLFLTACPKVEVLSLVSIDIVMSDPQATMELTSNSLKDIYVESISLDKIILEADSLEKLHLKDCTLEVFELVSKGSLSHLKIDDVSVIHLDIGESAEDLEIVDVSNFTIMWSKFHHMIAKSSKLKRLRLWGVVFDDEDEAVDIETISTCFPQLSHLSLSYELRETALHYESQDSFQLENVTVLELGWMVIGDLFSHWVAGLLERCPNLRKLVIYGVVSETKTHEECHTLANFTSFIVKLMRKYLHVDVQFEYE from the coding sequence ATGGAGTACCTTCCTGTTGAGGTGATTGGGAACATTTTATCCCGTCTTGGAGCTGCTCGAGATGTTGTGATAGCATCTTCTACTTGTCAGAAGTGGCGAGAGGCTTGGAGGAATCATCTTCATACACTCATGTTTAACTCAAATGACTGGCCTGTTTATCATGAGCTCACAAGGAGCAGACTTGAGATAATCGTAACTCAGACAATTTTCCAGACTAATGGACTGCATTGCCTTTCGATCCTCATGGATGATGTCGACGAGTTTTCTGCTGCTCCGGTAATAGCTTGGCTAATGTATACCAGAGAAACGTTACGCCAGTTACATTACAATGTCAGGACTACCCCAAACATTAATATACTCGAAAAATGTGGTCGCCAGAGGCTAGAAGTGTTGGCTCTTGCACACAATACAATCACGGGTGTTGAACCTAGTTACCAAAAGTTCCCTTGCTTGAGGTCTTTTTCACTAAGTTATGTTAGTATATCAGCTTTAGATCTGAGTCTTTTCCTCACAGCATGCCCGAAAGTTGAGGTCTTGAGTCTTGTTAGTATAGACATTGTTATGTCTGATCCACAGGCAACGATGGAGCTGACTAGTAACTCGTTGAAAGATATCTATGTTGAATCCATTAGTTTGGATAAAATCATTCTGGAAGCAGATAGTCTTGAGAAGCTGCATTTGAAAGATTGTACACTTGAGGTCTTTGAGCTTGTTAGCAAAGGTTCATTGAGTCACCTTAAGATTGATGATGTTAGTGTCATCCATCTTGATATTGGCGAGAGTGCTGAAGATCTCGAGATTGTGGATGTCAGTAATTTCACAATCATGTGGTCCAAGTTCCATCACATGATAGCAAAATCTTCGAAGCTGAAAAGACTGAGGCTATGGGGAGTTGTGTTCGACGATGAGGATGAGGCTGTGGATATTGAGACGATTTCCACTTGCTTTCCACAATTAAGTCATCTATCATTGAGCTATGAACTAAGAGAGACAGCACTTCATTATGAATCGCAAGATTCTTTTCAATTGGAAAATGTGACCGTCTTGGAGCTTGGATGGATGGTCATTGGCGACCTGTTCTCCCATTGGGTAGCAGGACTACTGGAAAGGTGCCCTAACTTGAGGAAGTTGGTAATCTACGGAGTCGTCTCAGAAACCAAAACACACGAAGAATGCCATACGTTAGCCAACTTCACATCTTTTATTGTAAAGCTTATGAGGAAGTATTTGCATGTAGATGTTCAGTTCGAATATGAATAG